One Vicia villosa cultivar HV-30 ecotype Madison, WI unplaced genomic scaffold, Vvil1.0 ctg.003190F_1_1, whole genome shotgun sequence DNA window includes the following coding sequences:
- the LOC131640546 gene encoding probable WRKY transcription factor 65 gives MERSSLSSSTKRRGIKKRVVEIPMKDVEGTNTPPSDSWAWRKYGQKPIKGSPYPRGYYRCSSSKNCPARKQVERNHEDPTVLLVTYTSDHNHAVPPPRSYRNTSNAAASNKDSESEQEAEPETEEIFADLGEVSLMATADGLGGWLGEVEAIASPGVLECPVFSEQEVSMLGEEEMSLFADLGELPECSAVFWRGRRSAGDVSVGPLVEANCSL, from the exons ATGGAAAGATCATCACTCTCTTCATCTACTAAAAG GAGAGGTATTAAGAAAAGAGTAGTGGAAATTCCAATGAAGGATGTGGAAGGGACTAATACCCCACCGTCCGATTCATGGGCTTGGAGAAAGTACGGTCAGAAACCCATCAAAGGTTCCCCTTATCCAAG AGGATACTATAGGTGTAGCAGTTCAAAGAATTGTCCGGCGAGAAAACAAGTGGAAAGGAACCATGAGGACCCCACGGTGCTTCTTGTAACATACACTTCCGATCACAACCACGCCGTGCCGCCACCTAGAAGCTACCGTAATACTAGCAACGCCGCTGCGTCGAACAAAGACTCTGAATCAGAGCAGGAGGCTGAACCTGAAACTGAGGAGATATTTGCGGATCTTGGAGAGGTGTCGTTGATGGCTACCGCGGATGGGTTAGGCGGATGGTTGGGGGAAGTGGAGGCGATTGCGTCGCCGGGGGTTTTGGAGTGTCCGGTTTTCTCGGAGCAGGAGGTGTCGATGTTGGGGGAAGAGGAGATGTCGCTGTTTGCGGATTTGGGGGAGTTACCGGAGTGTTCGGCGGTGTTTTGGAGAGGGAGGAGGAGTGCCGGCGATGTGAGTGTGGGACCACTGGTTGAGGCAAATTGCTCACTGTGA
- the LOC131640551 gene encoding pentatricopeptide repeat-containing protein At5g59600-like — protein MKILKWTAYDFALCLQKCLKSKALKPGKQLHAMLLTTGTNMNIMSLSSKLIGMYSSCTDLKSARNLFQKTDNPNVFAFNWMVLGMVYNGYFDDALFYFRRMREIGHVGNKFTFGIMLKTCVGLMDVEKGKQVHGMICEMGFGSDVCIGNGLIDMYCKCGSIGYACRVFDGMSERDVASWTSMICGFCNLGEVEKALGLFERMKMEGYEPNEFTWNAIMATYARLRDSRKAFGFMERMKKEGFVPDVVAWNALISGFVQNRQVEEGFKMFREMLVSRTCPNRVTFAALLPACGSVGSVKWGREIHGFICRKGFDANVFIASALIDMYSKCGSLRDARNVFDKIHCKNVASWNAMIDCYGKCGMVDSSMDLFTKMLEEGLQPNEVTFTCILSACSHSGSVEKGLEIFTLMKKRYGVEISTEHYACVVDLFCRSGKIVEAYEFLKAMPIQITESIAGAFLNGCKIHGRRDLAKKMAEEIMRMQLKGPGGFVTLSNIYAAEGDWEEVGNVRKVMKERNVNKFPGFSWLEKPCEILEGKED, from the coding sequence atgaaaattttgaaatgGACCGCTTATGATTTTGCTTTGTGCCTGCAAAAATGCTTAAAATCCAAAGCCTTAAAACCTGGCAAGCAACTCCATGCCATGTTACTCACAACTGGAACAAACATGAATATTATGTCTTTGAGTTCCAAACTCATTGGAATGTATTCTAGTTGCACAGACTTAAAATCAgcaagaaatttatttcaaaaaactGATAATCCAAATGTTTTTGCATTCAATTGGATGGTTTTAGGTATGGTATACAATGGTTACTTTGATGATGCATTGTTTTATTTTCGTCGAATGCGCGAAATTGGTCATGTTGGTAATAAGTTTACATTTGGGATTATGCTTAAGACTTGTGTTGGTTTGATGGATGTGGAGAAAGGGAAGCAGGTTCATGGGATGATTTGTGAGATGGGTTTTGGGAGTGATGTTTGTATTGGGAATGGTTTGATTGATATGTATTGTAAATGTGGGAGCATTGGTTATGCTTGTAGGGTGTTTGATGGAATGTCTGAGAGAGATGTTGCTTCGTGGACGTCAATGATTTGTGGGTTTTGTAACTTGGGGGAAGTTGAGAAAGCGTTGGGGTTGTTTGAGAGGATGAAGATGGAGGGATATGAGCCGAATGAGTTTACGTGGAATGCTATTATGGCTACGTATGCTCGTTTGAGAGATAGTAGGAAAGCGTTTGGTTTTATGGAGAGAATGAAAAAAGAGGGTTTTGTTCCTGATGTGGTTGCGTGGAATGCGTTGATATCTGGCTTTGTGCAAAATCGTCAAGTTGAGGAAGGTTTTAAGATGTTTCGGGAGATGCTAGTTTCGAGGACTTGTCCTAATCGGGTTACTTTTGCAGCACTGCTTCCTGCGTGTGGGTCAGTAGGTTCTGTTAAATGGGGAAGAGAGATTCATGGATTTATATGCCGGAAGGGTTTTGATGCGAATGTTTTCATTGCGAGTGCTCTTATTGATATGTATTCCAAGTGTGGGAGTTTAAGAGATGCTCGAAATGTATTCGACAAGATTCATTGTAAGAATGTTGCGTCATGGAATGCAATGATTGATTGTTACGGGAAGTGTGGTATGGTTGATTCCTCGATGGACCTGTTTACAAAAATGCTGGAAGAAGGATTGCAGCCAAATGAAGTTACTTTTACATGTATTCTTTCAGCATGCAGCCATAGTGGTTCAGTGGAAAAAGGTTTAGAGATATTCACATTAATGAAAAAACGTTACGGAGTTGAGATAAGTACAGAGCATTATGCTTGCGTTGTCGATCTCTTCTGTCGTTCAGGAAAGATTGTTGAAGCATATGAGTTTCTGAAGGCCATGCCAATACAAATCACAGAATCGATTGCTGGAGCTTTTCTAAACGGGTGCAAAATCCATGGAAGAAGAGATCTTGCTAAAAAGATGGCTGAGGAAATAATGAGAATGCAGCTAAAAGGACCTGGTGGCTTTGTTACACTATCAAATATTTATGCCGCGGAAGGTGATTGGGAAGAGGTTGGGAATGTGAGGAAGGTGATGAAGGAAAGAAATGTCAATAAGTTTCCTGGTTTTAGTTGGCTTGAAAAGCCATGCGAGATTCTTGAAGGGAAGGAAGATTAA